The following coding sequences are from one Halomonas sp. HAL1 window:
- the rplB gene encoding 50S ribosomal protein L2: MAIVKTKPTSAGRRHVVKIVGEELFKGRAYAPLLEKQSKSGGRNNYGRITTRHVGGGHRHHYRLIDFKRTKDGIPATVERLEHDPNRSAHIALLKYADGERRYIIAPKGVSAGDVLESGVNASIKKGNALPLRNVPLGSTVHCIELKPGKGAQIARSAGTSAQLVAREGNYATLRLRSGEMRKVLAECRATLGEVSNSEHSLRQLGKAGAKRWRGVRPTVRGVAMNPVDHPHGGGEGRTSGGRHPVSPWGVPTKGHKTRKNKRTDKLIIRRRNKTR; encoded by the coding sequence ATGGCAATCGTCAAGACCAAACCCACTTCCGCCGGTCGTCGCCACGTCGTCAAGATCGTTGGCGAGGAACTGTTTAAAGGCCGTGCTTATGCACCGCTTTTGGAAAAACAGTCCAAGTCCGGCGGCCGGAATAACTACGGTCGTATCACCACCCGCCACGTGGGCGGTGGTCATCGTCACCACTATCGGTTGATCGATTTCAAGCGCACCAAGGATGGCATTCCTGCCACCGTTGAGCGCCTGGAGCACGATCCCAACCGCAGTGCGCACATTGCACTGCTGAAGTATGCCGATGGTGAGCGTCGTTACATCATTGCACCGAAAGGTGTCAGCGCGGGTGACGTGCTGGAATCTGGTGTTAACGCGTCAATCAAAAAAGGCAATGCCTTGCCGCTGCGTAACGTTCCGCTGGGTTCTACGGTGCACTGCATCGAACTCAAGCCGGGCAAAGGTGCGCAGATTGCTCGCAGTGCCGGTACAAGCGCCCAGTTGGTTGCTCGTGAAGGTAACTATGCCACCTTGCGTCTTCGCTCTGGCGAAATGCGTAAAGTGTTGGCCGAGTGCCGCGCGACGTTGGGTGAAGTGAGCAACTCTGAGCACAGCCTGCGTCAACTTGGCAAGGCCGGTGCGAAGCGCTGGAGAGGCGTGCGTCCGACTGTTCGCGGTGTCGCGATGAACCCAGTCGATCACCCACACGGTGGTGGCGAAGGCCGCACCAGTGGTGGTCGTCACCCGGTATCCCCATGGGGTGTGCCGACTAAGGGTCACAAGACGCGTAAGAACAAGCGCACCGACAAGCTGATCATTCGTCGTCGTAATAAGACGCGTTGA